A portion of the Marinobacter alexandrii genome contains these proteins:
- the gdhA gene encoding NADP-specific glutamate dehydrogenase gives MSSHSNDISQFVDHIAKKNPNESEFLQAVEEVAETIIPFIADKPKYKDSNILETMCEPERVFMFRVPWLNDKGEVNINRGYRVQMNSAIGPYKGGLRFHPSVNLSILKFLAFEQTFKNSLTTLPMGGGKGGSDFDPKGKSDNEVMRFCQSFMTELSKYIGQFTDVPAGDIGVGGREIGYMFGQYKRVQGEFTGVLTGKGLEYGGSLIRPEATGYGCVYFSKEVLNFRNDSLENKTVIVSGSGNVAQFTVEKLLQNGAKVVSMSDSGGTIYDKEGINEEKLAFVKELKNVKRGRIKEYADKFNAEYHEGKTPWDIECDLAYPCATQNELQVEDAKSLQKNGCLGVFEGANMPCTADAIELFREHKMMFSPGKASNAGGVATSGLEMSQNSLRLSWTREEVDEKLKGIMKDIHENCVNHGKVDKEFVDYVKGANIAGFVKVADAMLAQGCV, from the coding sequence ATGTCGAGTCACTCCAACGATATTTCGCAATTTGTAGATCACATTGCGAAAAAAAACCCAAACGAATCAGAATTTTTACAAGCTGTAGAGGAAGTCGCCGAGACGATCATTCCGTTTATTGCCGATAAGCCTAAGTACAAGGACTCCAATATTCTGGAAACCATGTGTGAGCCTGAAAGAGTTTTCATGTTCAGAGTTCCTTGGCTGAATGATAAGGGAGAGGTCAACATCAATCGTGGATATCGTGTGCAAATGAATTCCGCTATCGGACCTTACAAAGGAGGTCTGCGCTTTCATCCATCAGTTAATCTTAGTATTCTCAAGTTTTTAGCATTCGAGCAAACATTTAAGAATAGCCTAACAACACTTCCTATGGGCGGTGGAAAAGGTGGTTCTGATTTCGACCCAAAAGGGAAAAGTGACAATGAAGTAATGCGATTTTGTCAAAGTTTCATGACAGAGTTGAGCAAATACATCGGACAGTTCACAGATGTACCTGCAGGAGATATCGGTGTTGGAGGTAGAGAAATCGGTTATATGTTCGGACAATACAAACGAGTTCAGGGCGAGTTTACAGGAGTACTTACTGGCAAAGGATTGGAATATGGCGGTTCCTTGATTCGGCCAGAAGCAACAGGTTATGGGTGCGTATATTTCAGCAAAGAGGTATTAAATTTTCGAAATGATAGCCTGGAAAATAAAACAGTGATCGTCTCTGGTTCTGGTAATGTTGCTCAATTCACTGTTGAAAAGCTTTTGCAAAATGGTGCTAAAGTTGTGAGTATGTCGGATTCAGGAGGTACTATATATGATAAAGAAGGCATAAATGAGGAGAAACTGGCTTTTGTAAAAGAACTCAAAAATGTGAAGCGTGGAAGAATTAAAGAATACGCAGATAAGTTCAATGCTGAATATCATGAAGGAAAGACTCCATGGGATATAGAATGTGACTTGGCATACCCTTGTGCTACTCAAAATGAGCTTCAGGTAGAAGATGCTAAATCACTTCAAAAGAATGGTTGTCTTGGCGTTTTCGAGGGCGCAAACATGCCGTGTACCGCAGATGCTATTGAGCTATTCAGAGAACATAAAATGATGTTTAGCCCAGGTAAAGCTTCTAATGCAGGAGGAGTTGCTACATCTGGGTTAGAAATGTCACAAAACTCTTTAAGACTTTCCTGGACACGAGAAGAAGTGGATGAAAAGCTTAAAGGAATTATGAAGGACATTCACGAGAATTGCGTAAATCATGGAAAGGTTGACAAAGAATTCGTTGACTATGTAAAAGGAGCAAACATCGCAGGGTTTGTGAAAGTAGCAGATGCTATGCTCGCACAAGGTTGCGTTTAA
- a CDS encoding PadR family transcriptional regulator, producing the protein MKGTNLGELEELIMLSVGILYDEAYGIAIQNEIKERCNRSITISTVHSVLGRLEDKGFISARYGGATPERGGRRKRLFTLTSSGEATITKMRKMRNNMWDSIPKVALGNA; encoded by the coding sequence GTGAAAGGAACAAATCTTGGAGAGTTAGAAGAACTTATTATGCTTTCTGTTGGCATTCTATATGACGAAGCATACGGCATTGCCATTCAAAATGAAATTAAAGAACGGTGCAATCGATCAATCACGATAAGCACCGTACACTCCGTACTTGGGAGACTTGAGGATAAAGGGTTCATTAGCGCTAGGTATGGAGGTGCTACACCAGAACGTGGTGGCAGGAGAAAACGCCTCTTCACTTTGACCTCATCCGGTGAAGCTACTATCACTAAAATGAGGAAAATGAGAAATAACATGTGGGACTCCATACCAAAAGTAGCATTAGGAAATGCATAG
- a CDS encoding DUF5668 domain-containing protein produces MASSSPKRAIIGFIFVSIGCIFLLDNLGFDIDLPYYLFSWPAIFVAIGVVNLLSGNSRAAVIFFGLATIFYLHYFRIISIRTFWPVILIIVGFFIILRRRSRPKNISENLDNYFDDIAVFGGTEKKYVSEALQGGKVTNIFGGSEIDLRGSKAVDGAVIEVFCMFGGVEIQVPEDWKINMNATAVFGGFSDSRQKISETPVATVHIKGLVLFGGGDIKS; encoded by the coding sequence ATGGCTTCTTCAAGTCCTAAACGTGCCATTATTGGTTTTATATTTGTCTCAATAGGCTGCATTTTCCTGTTAGACAATCTAGGATTCGATATTGACCTCCCCTATTACCTATTTTCCTGGCCAGCTATTTTTGTAGCCATAGGGGTGGTAAACTTACTTTCAGGGAATAGTAGAGCTGCTGTTATTTTCTTTGGGTTAGCCACGATTTTTTATTTACACTATTTCAGAATCATAAGTATTCGAACATTTTGGCCTGTCATCTTAATTATCGTAGGCTTTTTCATTATTCTCAGAAGAAGATCACGCCCTAAAAACATTTCGGAGAACTTAGACAATTATTTTGATGACATTGCTGTTTTTGGAGGAACTGAAAAGAAATATGTTTCTGAGGCTTTACAAGGAGGAAAAGTCACTAATATTTTTGGTGGTTCGGAGATTGATTTAAGAGGTTCGAAAGCAGTAGATGGTGCCGTAATTGAAGTTTTTTGCATGTTTGGCGGAGTAGAAATACAAGTCCCTGAAGATTGGAAAATAAACATGAATGCAACTGCTGTATTTGGTGGATTTAGTGATTCACGTCAAAAAATCAGCGAAACACCAGTAGCAACTGTCCACATAAAGGGGTTAGTTCTATTTGGTGGAGGGGATATAAAAAGCTAA
- a CDS encoding class I SAM-dependent methyltransferase, translating to MTLREINNHFGDMDLFLMDLILKGYIKEDGKVLDVGCGEGRNGLYFIQQGYEYHGWDTDSSKLKLLKYLSKSIDGAKADFRIQDLKSSKGEQSFDFIICSRVLHFAKSETDFRQMWQNILSLLKPNGILYVSMDSIVDSTQGKKLNNGLVEFPDSKVRFVLTNDIYKEIKKGFEEIEPLRTLVHHNERTQSFFIFRKT from the coding sequence ATGACTCTTCGTGAAATAAATAATCACTTTGGAGATATGGATCTTTTCTTAATGGATTTGATCTTAAAGGGATATATAAAAGAAGATGGTAAAGTGTTGGATGTTGGATGCGGTGAAGGAAGAAATGGTCTCTACTTTATTCAGCAAGGGTATGAATACCACGGATGGGATACTGACAGTTCAAAACTTAAGCTCCTCAAATACCTATCAAAAAGCATTGACGGAGCTAAGGCAGACTTTAGGATTCAGGACTTGAAATCCTCAAAAGGAGAACAGTCCTTTGATTTTATTATTTGTAGTCGTGTGCTTCATTTTGCTAAGTCGGAAACTGATTTTAGGCAGATGTGGCAAAACATCCTTTCTCTTCTAAAACCGAATGGAATTCTATATGTGAGTATGGATTCTATTGTCGACTCAACTCAAGGAAAAAAACTTAACAATGGACTAGTTGAGTTTCCAGACTCCAAGGTTCGTTTTGTACTTACTAATGATATTTATAAAGAAATAAAAAAAGGGTTCGAAGAAATCGAACCCTTAAGAACGTTAGTGCACCACAATGAGCGAACACAAAGCTTTTTTATTTTTAGGAAAACTTAA
- a CDS encoding prolyl oligopeptidase family serine peptidase, with the protein MKKLTLLFTLAPLLISAQSKKELDHDAYNIWRNTNRELVSNDGNHIVYTLEPNGYGNESLMLHQFNGNLILEHDRSYNPSFTNNSEYLIFKISPDFDELRDLKRRKTKEKDLPKDTLAVYSLASKNIEKISGLKSFKVPKKWDDYIVYLYEPEADTAKKKEKKRSKKNGYDLVIKNLKDKSEHAFSYVLDYTIGEEGASLTLTTTGNDSTVLPGVYVFDFDNKSFNPIFRSKGEYSQLVWDKKGTQLSFISDTDTTKTLKRNFHLHYYKTEWDSSKTVANNETLDNLIVNNDFKSYFSESGKRLFFEVKEFPILQDTSLLDDEIVNVEVWNYKDQRLFTQQENQKKNDLKFGYLSYYDVEKDRPIQLGGEDYSRVTVSDEGDGTAALALSDYDYRQLRTWEGYTLNDLYKIDLSTGNKTKIEEGIRGFVSLSPKGEYAYWYNNSDSAWFTYSFKEDKTRQITTNESVPFFNEIHDTPSDPRPYGAMSWTENDDRILLYDRYDIWEVDPSKKAAPKRITPNGRGEKLTYRYVRLDSEERFIKKNQQLLLSGFYETDKSEALFSYVYGKNNPKKLISGDYQYGSFEKARDSKNLIFTKENFQTFPDLLATDISFRDIKKISDINPQQKDYKWGTIELIYWNSLDGQKMEGMLVKPEGFDPTKKYPMIVNFYEKSSNGLNRHRDPFPGRSTITYSFYASRGYLIFNPNVNYKTGYPGEDAFNCVIPGVTSLIEKGFVDEENIGVQGHSWGGYQIAHLINETNIFKCAESGAPVVNMISAYGGIRWGSGLSRMFQYERTQSRIGGTLWEYPLRYIENSPIFYVDKVKTPVLIMHNDEDGAVPWYQGIEYFGALRRLGKPAWMLNYRGEPHWPVKVQNRIDFNIRLAQFFDYYLKGQSMPKWMRDGVPATELGINQGYELIKD; encoded by the coding sequence ATGAAGAAACTCACTCTACTTTTTACTTTAGCTCCGCTTCTTATATCAGCACAATCCAAAAAAGAATTGGACCATGATGCTTACAACATCTGGAGAAATACGAATAGGGAATTGGTAAGTAATGATGGAAATCATATCGTCTACACATTGGAGCCAAACGGATATGGAAACGAATCTTTGATGTTACATCAATTTAATGGGAATCTGATTCTAGAACATGACCGGTCTTACAACCCATCCTTTACAAATAACTCTGAATACCTCATATTCAAAATTTCGCCTGATTTTGATGAGCTGAGGGATTTAAAGAGGAGGAAGACTAAGGAGAAAGATCTACCAAAAGATACTTTGGCTGTCTATTCCTTAGCTTCAAAAAATATCGAGAAAATCTCTGGGTTAAAATCTTTTAAGGTTCCTAAAAAATGGGATGATTATATCGTGTACCTCTATGAACCTGAAGCAGATACAGCTAAAAAGAAGGAAAAGAAACGAAGTAAGAAAAATGGATATGATCTGGTTATAAAGAATTTGAAAGATAAGTCGGAACATGCTTTTTCATACGTGTTGGATTATACCATTGGGGAAGAAGGTGCATCGCTTACATTGACTACTACTGGAAACGATAGTACGGTATTACCTGGAGTTTACGTCTTTGATTTTGATAACAAATCTTTCAATCCAATTTTTAGATCAAAAGGAGAATATTCACAACTAGTGTGGGATAAGAAAGGAACCCAGCTTTCATTTATCTCTGATACAGATACCACAAAAACATTAAAAAGAAATTTTCATTTACACTACTACAAGACGGAATGGGATAGTAGTAAGACAGTAGCTAACAACGAAACATTAGACAATCTAATCGTCAATAACGATTTCAAATCTTACTTCTCTGAATCAGGTAAGCGATTGTTCTTTGAGGTCAAAGAATTTCCAATACTCCAGGATACATCTTTGCTCGATGATGAGATAGTGAATGTAGAAGTGTGGAATTATAAAGATCAGAGACTTTTTACCCAGCAGGAAAATCAAAAGAAGAACGATCTTAAGTTTGGCTACCTAAGCTATTACGATGTTGAAAAAGATAGACCGATTCAACTTGGAGGAGAAGACTACTCCAGAGTGACAGTAAGTGATGAAGGTGATGGTACGGCAGCCTTAGCCTTAAGCGACTATGACTATCGCCAATTACGAACATGGGAAGGGTATACATTAAACGATTTATATAAAATCGATCTCTCAACAGGGAATAAAACAAAGATTGAAGAAGGCATTCGAGGCTTTGTATCCCTTTCACCCAAAGGGGAATATGCTTATTGGTATAATAACAGTGATTCAGCATGGTTTACATACTCATTTAAAGAGGATAAAACTCGACAAATCACGACGAATGAGAGCGTTCCTTTTTTCAATGAAATTCATGATACACCGTCTGATCCAAGGCCTTATGGCGCAATGAGCTGGACCGAGAATGATGATCGAATATTGCTTTACGATCGATATGATATTTGGGAGGTAGATCCAAGCAAGAAAGCTGCACCTAAGCGTATTACCCCGAATGGAAGAGGAGAAAAATTGACTTATCGATATGTTCGATTAGATAGCGAAGAAAGGTTTATCAAGAAGAATCAGCAACTTTTGTTGTCAGGGTTCTATGAAACAGATAAGAGTGAAGCTCTTTTTTCCTATGTATATGGTAAGAATAATCCCAAGAAACTTATTTCAGGAGATTACCAATACGGGTCATTTGAAAAAGCGAGGGACAGCAAAAACCTTATTTTCACGAAAGAGAACTTTCAGACGTTCCCGGATTTATTAGCTACTGATATCTCGTTTAGAGATATTAAAAAAATCAGCGATATCAACCCTCAGCAAAAAGACTATAAATGGGGAACCATTGAGTTAATCTATTGGAATTCGCTGGACGGTCAAAAAATGGAAGGAATGTTAGTAAAACCAGAAGGTTTTGATCCGACTAAGAAATACCCAATGATTGTTAATTTCTATGAAAAGAGTTCGAACGGACTAAATAGACATAGAGATCCATTTCCTGGAAGATCGACGATTACTTATAGTTTTTATGCCTCTAGAGGTTATCTGATTTTCAACCCAAATGTTAATTACAAGACTGGATATCCAGGAGAAGATGCATTTAACTGCGTTATTCCAGGAGTGACATCACTAATAGAAAAAGGATTTGTAGATGAAGAAAATATAGGAGTACAGGGGCATAGCTGGGGAGGTTATCAAATTGCTCATTTGATCAATGAGACTAATATTTTTAAGTGTGCAGAGTCTGGTGCTCCGGTTGTTAATATGATTTCTGCCTATGGAGGAATACGGTGGGGTTCTGGTTTGAGTAGAATGTTTCAGTATGAGCGAACGCAGAGTAGAATTGGAGGAACTCTTTGGGAGTACCCACTTAGGTATATCGAAAACTCGCCAATTTTTTATGTCGATAAAGTTAAAACGCCTGTATTGATTATGCATAATGATGAGGACGGTGCTGTGCCTTGGTATCAGGGAATTGAATACTTTGGCGCCCTACGTCGGTTGGGGAAACCAGCCTGGATGTTAAATTATAGAGGAGAGCCACATTGGCCAGTGAAAGTCCAGAATCGAATTGATTTTAATATTCGTTTAGCTCAGTTCTTTGACTACTATCTCAAAGGTCAGTCAATGCCTAAATGGATGCGGGATGGAGTTCCTGCTACCGAATTAGGAATCAATCAAGGATATGAACTAATCAAAGACTGA
- a CDS encoding TAXI family TRAP transporter solute-binding subunit gives MKKLIAPLLVILFLVSCNPTTLTFSYIYNDEGPNRQIAEKMKELLESEFNVEIMLIEGLNTNANLDSLISDRVDIALVENYVKYREGLNSAFSVYSEVLHIFYKDGIDGSSFESLVHDNPIYIGKEESPTYNLMMDLFDFYALDTSRIVVAQEMGQASIVVELTNLYTKKELQNYQGFHLFSFDRMNNMGNASIVDGISLKYPRLAPFVIPQKSYWNFTEEPVVTLSVDLVMMVRASMLDVSVNDFAKTMLRNRQIFTSIDPLLFDGLREDFDQSKLNIPLHEGARIFLDRDEPSFLERYAELGGVILSIIIALWSAIVSLTKWQAQKKKDKIDEFYEDLMNIKNEIPGIQKVTEGLTKVKRVQTAQNKAFEMLIEEKLVANDSFRIYMELSKETINELRGKMRVLKAKQERATS, from the coding sequence ATGAAGAAATTAATTGCTCCTCTACTAGTAATTCTGTTCCTGGTTTCCTGTAACCCCACAACGCTTACATTTTCCTACATCTACAATGATGAGGGACCGAATAGGCAAATAGCGGAAAAGATGAAAGAGCTTCTGGAGAGTGAGTTTAATGTTGAAATAATGCTTATTGAAGGGCTTAATACAAATGCTAATCTCGATAGCTTAATATCAGATAGAGTGGATATTGCATTGGTTGAAAACTATGTGAAATACCGTGAAGGTTTGAATTCTGCTTTTTCTGTCTACTCTGAGGTGCTACATATTTTTTATAAAGATGGTATTGACGGGAGTTCCTTTGAGTCTTTGGTTCATGATAATCCCATCTATATCGGGAAGGAGGAATCTCCCACATATAATCTAATGATGGATTTGTTTGATTTTTATGCACTTGATACATCTAGAATTGTGGTGGCGCAGGAGATGGGACAGGCAAGTATAGTAGTGGAATTGACCAACCTCTACACGAAAAAGGAGTTGCAGAACTATCAAGGATTCCATCTTTTTTCCTTTGATAGAATGAATAATATGGGGAATGCTTCTATAGTAGATGGTATCTCCTTGAAGTATCCTCGGTTGGCACCTTTTGTTATTCCTCAAAAATCCTATTGGAATTTCACAGAAGAACCCGTGGTGACATTGTCAGTGGATTTAGTAATGATGGTTCGCGCCTCCATGCTTGACGTTTCCGTGAATGATTTTGCGAAAACGATGCTTAGGAACAGGCAAATATTTACTTCCATAGATCCATTATTGTTCGATGGATTACGTGAAGATTTTGATCAATCTAAACTCAACATTCCTTTACATGAAGGTGCGCGAATATTTCTAGATAGAGACGAACCGAGTTTTTTAGAGCGATATGCTGAACTTGGAGGCGTAATTCTTTCAATCATCATTGCACTGTGGAGTGCCATTGTTTCTTTGACCAAGTGGCAAGCTCAAAAGAAGAAGGACAAGATTGATGAATTTTATGAAGACCTTATGAATATAAAGAACGAGATCCCAGGTATTCAAAAAGTCACTGAAGGATTGACCAAGGTAAAAAGGGTTCAAACGGCTCAAAATAAAGCCTTTGAGATGCTGATAGAAGAAAAATTGGTAGCGAATGACAGTTTCCGAATTTACATGGAACTTTCAAAAGAAACCATCAATGAGCTACGTGGAAAAATGCGAGTTTTAAAGGCTAAGCAGGAGCGTGCAACTTCTTAA
- a CDS encoding Hsp20/alpha crystallin family protein: MRVDRGATKKIAQIANIVNSINGGAIFPTFKTVTEKDHYRLEVSIPSIEPDDIKVEVNGSDLIVFQNIQVNGYTLPNVLGSVKIASDVELENISAEFEGELLIVIMPFSEMSGGFQKEIDIQRH; this comes from the coding sequence ATGAGAGTAGACAGAGGTGCAACAAAAAAAATTGCTCAAATAGCAAATATTGTAAACTCGATAAACGGAGGAGCAATTTTTCCAACATTTAAAACGGTTACTGAAAAAGATCACTACCGACTGGAAGTAAGTATCCCTTCAATTGAGCCAGATGACATCAAGGTTGAAGTGAATGGAAGTGACTTGATTGTTTTTCAAAATATACAAGTCAATGGATACACACTTCCCAATGTGTTGGGTTCGGTCAAGATTGCCTCAGATGTTGAGTTGGAAAATATATCTGCTGAATTTGAAGGTGAGCTTTTAATTGTCATCATGCCTTTTAGCGAAATGTCAGGAGGATTTCAAAAAGAAATAGATATCCAAAGGCATTAA
- a CDS encoding ABC transporter permease → MHRKDPWIVQKANKFLERFCEPYLLESIQGDLEERYYENQSLKGKRIAKWIYLFQSLGFLRSRFKKRKKYSNFEAMFKNYFTATIRNLTKNKFYASINIFGLAIGMAAGFMILQYVYHELTYDDFHENKENIYRVQTNRYNAGELTTQWAAGAAGAGYHLHENFPEVVDFVNLHGSGVGISYENKYFELESPYYARENFFQVFSIPLIQGVDSLVLKGLYKVVLSESLAKKIFGDENPVGKTILQNDHRDFLVTGVYKDFPKRSHMNFDLLYSFDTYIALSSEEARTEWNWDGFLNYVVLQDGTDPEEFSSKFDQMIQEKVGEEMEQFNAGIEFVLQPLTKIHLISNYRAEIKPTGDETTTYFLLIIGMFVLFIAWINYINLTTARSLSRAKEVGIRKVMGSYRSHLIGQFMFESFFINLIAFSLAALIVFLVFPAFNNFVGNSSAYSWPDAPFFWIGLTAIFFLGILLSGFYPAFVLSNFKPIAVLKGRFAASSSGNILRKSLVTFQFLASVVLITGTFAVYKQMDYLQAQDLGVNIDQNMIIRSPNFRSDSVRNIKDPIFKNRLSNNSSIKGQTRSTAVPGRSADWNAGGIRLITQTDAESNQYRVLGADDQFMDFYGLEVIAGRKFDQSFGAEHENVLFNEEAVAKLGFREIEEALNKKIFFWGDTFNIVGVVKNYRHESPKQAYDAMIFRYMETPNGYYSVNINTENMRESVDQIQADWEAAFGNKIFDFFFLDDYYNEQYESEVKFGSIFGLFAVLAILVACLGLFGLASFITSLRSKEVGVRKVLGASMQQLLVLLTGDFVKLVAISILIAAPISWWLLQNWLDSFDNRISLGVMVFAIPAITIILIAVVTVAFHTFKTARLNPADTLHDE, encoded by the coding sequence ATGCATAGAAAAGACCCTTGGATAGTACAGAAAGCTAACAAATTCCTTGAGCGATTTTGCGAACCCTATCTGTTGGAAAGTATCCAAGGCGACCTGGAAGAACGATACTACGAAAACCAATCTTTAAAGGGAAAGAGAATAGCAAAATGGATCTACCTCTTCCAGTCCTTAGGATTTCTCAGATCCCGATTTAAAAAAAGAAAGAAATACTCAAATTTTGAAGCGATGTTTAAGAACTATTTCACTGCAACAATCCGAAATCTCACCAAAAATAAATTTTATGCTTCCATCAACATTTTCGGTTTAGCAATCGGTATGGCGGCTGGCTTTATGATATTACAATATGTGTATCATGAGCTTACGTACGATGATTTTCATGAGAATAAAGAGAACATCTATCGTGTTCAAACCAATAGATATAATGCTGGAGAATTGACAACTCAATGGGCTGCAGGAGCTGCAGGAGCTGGATATCATCTTCACGAGAATTTTCCAGAGGTGGTCGATTTTGTCAATTTACATGGTAGCGGTGTGGGTATTTCTTATGAAAACAAGTATTTCGAATTGGAATCTCCATATTATGCAAGAGAAAACTTCTTTCAAGTATTCTCCATTCCACTTATACAGGGAGTAGATAGTTTGGTTCTTAAAGGGCTTTACAAAGTGGTTTTAAGTGAGTCTTTAGCGAAAAAAATATTCGGTGATGAAAACCCCGTTGGTAAAACGATTTTACAAAACGATCATAGAGATTTTTTAGTTACTGGTGTTTACAAGGATTTTCCTAAACGTTCTCACATGAACTTCGATCTCCTGTACTCCTTTGATACCTACATAGCATTGTCAAGTGAGGAAGCCAGAACTGAATGGAATTGGGATGGGTTCTTGAACTATGTTGTGCTACAAGATGGGACAGATCCTGAGGAGTTTTCTTCCAAGTTTGATCAAATGATTCAAGAGAAGGTAGGGGAAGAAATGGAACAGTTTAATGCAGGGATAGAGTTTGTGCTTCAGCCTTTGACAAAGATTCACCTCATTTCCAATTACCGCGCTGAGATTAAACCCACTGGTGACGAAACGACAACATATTTTCTGCTCATCATAGGGATGTTTGTGTTGTTTATCGCTTGGATCAACTACATAAACCTGACCACCGCTCGGTCACTAAGCAGAGCTAAAGAAGTAGGCATTAGAAAAGTTATGGGCAGCTATAGATCTCATCTCATTGGGCAATTCATGTTTGAATCTTTTTTTATTAACCTTATCGCATTCTCTCTTGCTGCGCTTATTGTTTTCTTAGTTTTTCCTGCATTTAACAACTTTGTAGGAAATAGTAGTGCCTATTCCTGGCCTGATGCTCCGTTTTTCTGGATTGGCTTAACTGCCATATTCTTTTTGGGTATCCTTTTGTCAGGATTCTATCCAGCATTTGTGCTTTCTAATTTTAAACCCATTGCTGTGTTGAAGGGTCGTTTTGCAGCAAGTTCTAGTGGCAACATCCTTAGAAAAAGCCTGGTAACATTTCAGTTTTTAGCCTCTGTTGTATTAATCACAGGCACTTTCGCTGTTTATAAGCAAATGGATTACTTGCAGGCACAAGACCTTGGGGTAAATATTGATCAAAATATGATAATCAGGTCTCCAAATTTTAGGAGCGATTCTGTGCGCAATATTAAGGATCCTATTTTCAAGAACAGATTAAGTAACAATTCATCAATTAAAGGACAGACCAGATCTACAGCTGTTCCCGGCAGATCAGCCGATTGGAACGCCGGAGGTATTCGGCTAATTACGCAAACAGATGCTGAAAGCAATCAGTATCGTGTGTTAGGAGCTGATGATCAATTCATGGATTTTTACGGACTGGAAGTAATTGCGGGTCGTAAGTTCGATCAGAGTTTCGGAGCGGAGCATGAAAATGTACTCTTTAATGAGGAGGCTGTCGCAAAACTCGGCTTTCGAGAAATTGAAGAAGCACTGAACAAAAAGATATTTTTCTGGGGTGATACGTTCAATATAGTTGGAGTTGTAAAAAACTATCGTCATGAATCTCCTAAGCAAGCATATGATGCCATGATCTTTCGATACATGGAAACCCCAAATGGTTACTATTCTGTAAATATCAATACTGAGAACATGAGGGAATCAGTAGATCAAATACAGGCAGATTGGGAGGCGGCTTTCGGAAACAAAATTTTTGATTTCTTCTTTCTGGATGATTATTACAATGAACAATATGAATCAGAGGTGAAGTTTGGATCAATATTCGGTCTTTTTGCTGTTCTTGCCATTCTTGTAGCATGCCTTGGATTGTTTGGATTGGCCTCTTTTATAACGAGTCTCCGATCGAAAGAAGTTGGCGTAAGAAAAGTGCTAGGCGCCTCTATGCAGCAGCTGCTAGTATTATTGACCGGGGATTTTGTGAAACTAGTAGCAATTTCTATTCTAATTGCCGCTCCTATAAGTTGGTGGCTTCTCCAAAATTGGCTAGATAGTTTTGACAACAGAATATCATTGGGTGTCATGGTTTTTGCTATTCCAGCTATTACCATCATTCTTATTGCGGTGGTTACGGTTGCATTTCATACATTCAAAACAGCACGATTAAACCCAGCAGACACATTACATGACGAATAG